One Candidatus Aminicenantes bacterium DNA window includes the following coding sequences:
- a CDS encoding biopolymer transporter ExbD: MGAEVGTGTKSEPNVVPLCDILLVLLIIFMVITPVAQKGIDINLPETSGGGAEGEPPSAAKSIVLTLEADQSVDINNRPVSLDLLESELRTIYQTRTTKTIFIRADETVRYESVLKVIDIAKGAGIEVLGVIPERYQSAR, from the coding sequence ATGGGTGCTGAAGTTGGAACAGGAACAAAATCGGAACCGAATGTTGTCCCGCTTTGCGATATTCTGCTGGTATTGCTGATCATTTTCATGGTCATTACCCCGGTTGCCCAGAAAGGCATCGACATCAACCTTCCGGAGACTTCGGGGGGGGGGGCTGAGGGTGAGCCGCCGTCCGCGGCCAAAAGCATTGTGTTGACGCTGGAGGCGGACCAGTCGGTGGACATCAACAACCGGCCGGTTTCTTTGGATCTGCTGGAAAGCGAGTTGCGGACCATCTATCAGACTCGTACCACAAAAACTATCTTTATCCGTGCCGACGAAACCGTTCGTTATGAGAGCGTCTTGAAAGTTATCGATATTGCAAAAGGCGCAGGTATTGAAGTTCTCGGCGTAATTCCCGAACGCTATCAGAGCGCTCGGTAG
- a CDS encoding ATP-binding protein, which yields MAEGAPAESSPHSVDARFALAVASGKGGVGKSTVTVNLALALARRGLKVGLLDADIYGPNVPLMMGINQSSAQVRDGRIQPVIAYGIQVMSVGFIAPAGKALIWRGPLANKLIEQFLTEVDWGKLDAFLIDLPPGTGDVPLSIIQKADLTAGVIVTTPQEASIADVRKMIDMFHTTDIRVLGIVENMKFIACPHCHRTIDLYPGASGAESLEVKVLTKLPYIPELSQRDTKGQPFLLTHPEADISKRFTDLAEIVYSELN from the coding sequence ATGGCTGAAGGGGCCCCTGCGGAATCAAGCCCCCACTCCGTGGATGCAAGATTCGCCCTTGCCGTGGCCAGTGGCAAAGGCGGTGTGGGTAAATCAACGGTTACGGTGAACCTGGCATTGGCATTGGCACGCCGGGGACTGAAAGTGGGACTGCTGGACGCGGATATTTACGGTCCCAACGTCCCCTTGATGATGGGGATCAACCAGTCGTCCGCCCAGGTCCGGGACGGAAGGATCCAGCCGGTAATCGCATACGGAATTCAGGTCATGTCCGTGGGATTTATCGCCCCCGCGGGGAAAGCCTTGATCTGGAGGGGTCCCCTGGCCAACAAGTTGATTGAGCAGTTCCTCACTGAAGTGGATTGGGGGAAACTGGATGCCTTCCTCATAGATCTTCCGCCGGGTACCGGGGATGTGCCCCTGTCCATTATCCAGAAAGCAGACTTGACCGCCGGAGTGATCGTCACCACCCCCCAGGAAGCATCCATTGCGGATGTGCGCAAGATGATCGACATGTTCCATACAACGGACATCCGTGTGCTTGGAATCGTAGAGAACATGAAGTTCATTGCGTGTCCGCACTGCCATCGCACCATTGATCTCTACCCGGGCGCCAGTGGTGCCGAAAGCCTTGAAGTAAAAGTTTTGACGAAACTGCCCTACATTCCCGAATTGTCTCAACGGGATACCAAAGGTCAGCCCTTCCTGCTGACCCACCCCGAAGCGGACATCTCAAAGCGTTTTACCGATTTGGCTGAGATTGTTTACAGCGAGCTCAACTGA
- a CDS encoding 4Fe-4S dicluster domain-containing protein, whose product MALHIVDTCISCGACESVCPVGAISQGDEFYVIDPEVCVECEGHFDEPQCAAVCPTDSCVK is encoded by the coding sequence ATGGCACTGCATATCGTTGACACCTGCATCAGTTGTGGAGCCTGTGAATCTGTATGCCCGGTGGGCGCCATTTCACAGGGTGACGAGTTCTATGTAATCGACCCCGAAGTTTGCGTGGAATGTGAAGGACATTTCGACGAACCCCAGTGCGCGGCCGTTTGTCCTACGGATTCCTGCGTCAAGTAA